One Agelaius phoeniceus isolate bAgePho1 chromosome 7, bAgePho1.hap1, whole genome shotgun sequence DNA segment encodes these proteins:
- the FEV gene encoding protein FEV → MRHGTGAVPLLLNMYLPDPVGETLFKDGKSQAWGSLSPGVQKGSGQIQLWQFLLELLSDRANLNCIAWEGTNGEFKLIDPDEVARRWGERKSKPNMNYDKLSRALRYYYDKNIMTKVHGKRYAYKFDFHGLAQVCQPATPDHALYKFQGNLAPLPFSGISKLNLMTSGVTPAGFSYWAGSSPSLYPGHGLQPSASFSAMAASHLNNMNNHYH, encoded by the exons ATGAGACACGGCACCGGAGCGGTGCCACTGCTGCTCAACATGTACCTGCCAG atccAGTCGGGGAAACTTTGTTCAAAGACGGGAAGAGCCAGGCGTGGGGGTCTCTCAGCCCCGGCGTGCAGAAAG GCAGCGGGCAGATCCAGCTgtggcagttcctgctggagctgctttcgGACCGGGCCAACCTGAACTGCATCGCCTGGGAAGGCACCAACGGGGAGTTCAAGCTGATCGACCCCGACGAGGTGGCGCGGCGCTGGGGCGAGCGCAAGAGCAAGCCCAACATGAATTACGACAAGCTGAGCCGCGCGCTGCGCTACTACTACGACAAGAACATCATGACCAAGGTGCACGGCAAGCGCTACGCCTACAAGTTCGACTTCCACGGGCTGGCCCAGGTGTGCCAGCCGGCCACCCCCGACCACGCCCTCTACAAATTCCAGGGCAACCTGGCACCGCTGCCCTTCTCGGGCATCTCCAAACTCAACCTCATGACCTCGGGAGTGACGCCGGCTGGCTTCTCCTACTGGGCTGGCTCCAGCCCATCCCTCTACCCGGGGCACgggctccagccctcagcctcGTTCAGCGCCATGGCAGCCTCCCACCTCAACAACATGAACAACCATTACCATTAG
- the CDK5R2 gene encoding cyclin-dependent kinase 5 activator 2, with the protein MGTVLSLSPAASSGKGGGGGGGLLAEKAPGRVPGKGESRLKRPGVLISALTWKRLVAASAKKKKSTKKVTPKPGGGAPGGAPGQPDPLVVQRNRENLRKSVVGPADGAKPGPLAVPVPTVPSAPQELHPGSGGGKPPPPPPPAGSRPAGSPRRVVVQASTGELLRCLGDFVCRRCYRLKELSPGELISWFRSVDRSLLLQGWQDQGFITPANLVFVYLLCREALRGEDIGSQAELQAAFLTCLYLAYSYMGNEISYPLKPFLVEGDKGRFWERCLGIIQRLSAKMLRINADPHYFTQLFQDLKSEGEGGDGSKHWTISLDR; encoded by the coding sequence ATGGGCACGGTGCTCTCCCTCTCCCCCGCCGCCTCCTCGGGCaagggcggcggcggcggcggggggctgCTGGCCGAGAAGGCGCCGGGAAGGGTGCCGGGCAAGGGCGAGAGCCGGCTGAAGCGCCCCGGCGTGCTCATCTCGGCGCTCACCTGGAAGCGGCTGGTGGCCGCCTcggccaagaagaagaaaagcaccAAGAAGGTGACGCCGAAGCCCGGCGGCGGGGCCCCGGGGGGGGCCCCAGGCCAGCCCGACCCGCTGGTGGTGCAGCGCAACCGCGAGAACTTGCGCAAGTCGGTGGTGGGGCCGGCCGACGGTGCCAAGCCGGGCCCGctggccgtgccggtgcccacGGTGCCCTCGGCGCCGCAGGAGCTGCACCCGGGCTCCGGTGGGGGAAAGCctccgccgccaccgccgccggcCGGCAGCCGCCCCGCGGGATCCCCGCGCCGCGTGGTGGTGCAGGCGTCCACCGGCGAGCTGCTGCGCTGCTTGGGGGACTTCGTGTGCCGCCGCTGCTACCGCCTGAAGGAGCTGAGCCCCGGCGAACTCATCTCGTGGTTTCGCAGCGTGGACCGctcgctgctgctgcagggctggcaggaccAGGGCTTCATCACCCCGGCCAACCTGGTGTTCGTCTACCTGCTGTGCCGGGAAGCGCTGCGGGGCGAAGACATCGGCAGCCAGGCCGAGCTGCAGGCCgccttcctcacctgcctgtATCTCGCCTACTCCTACATGGGCAACGAGATCTCCTACCCGCTCAAGCCCTTCCTGGTGGAGGGAGACAAGGGGCGCTTCTGGGAGCGCTGCCTGGGCATCATCCAGCGCCTCAGCGCCAAGATGCTGCGAATCAACGCGGACCCGCACTACTTCACGCAACTCTTCCAGGACCTCAAGAGCGAGGGCGAGGGCGGAGACGGGTCCAAGCACTGGACGATCAGCCTGGACCGTTAG